From the Planifilum fulgidum genome, one window contains:
- the cotE gene encoding outer spore coat protein CotE: protein MSNTDKGPQYRQIITKAICGRGRKFSQSTHSIAPPENISGILGAWIINHDYKANQVGETVEVIGSYDVNIWYSYDGNTKTDVAKETIRYVERVPLSYYDRNVREGTTEVTAVATQPPNCVEAKIAGGVVQVSVEKEFLVEMIGETKVCVACYPASYDEWDEKDVVVSESDGESYDFDDLDPDLMVDDLDD from the coding sequence GTGTCGAATACAGATAAAGGGCCGCAATACCGCCAAATCATCACCAAAGCGATCTGTGGCAGGGGTCGGAAATTTTCCCAGTCGACGCATTCGATCGCACCTCCCGAGAACATTTCCGGCATCCTCGGCGCCTGGATCATCAATCATGACTATAAAGCCAACCAGGTGGGCGAAACGGTCGAAGTCATCGGCAGCTACGACGTGAACATCTGGTATTCCTACGACGGGAACACCAAAACGGACGTGGCCAAGGAAACGATCCGCTACGTGGAACGCGTGCCGCTCAGTTACTACGACCGGAATGTTCGGGAAGGGACGACGGAAGTGACCGCCGTGGCCACACAGCCGCCCAACTGCGTCGAGGCAAAAATCGCCGGCGGAGTTGTGCAAGTGAGCGTGGAAAAGGAATTTCTCGTGGAGATGATTGGCGAAACCAAGGTGTGCGTGGCCTGCTATCCGGCCAGTTATGACGAATGGGACGAAAAGGACGTGGTTGTGAGCGAGTCGGATGGGGAGAGCTATGATTTCGACGATCTCGATCCCGATCTGATGGTGGATGATTTGGACGACTGA